The Ziziphus jujuba cultivar Dongzao chromosome 7, ASM3175591v1 genome includes a region encoding these proteins:
- the LOC107426960 gene encoding protein STICHEL, producing MSEMRVSHPSKFHLKKELTQIRKAARVLRDPGTTSSWRSPLASSRSAVVALAAAAAASTPCSWKNNNNNNSENEGRKELHEGSLVDPVNKISSGDVKDKRVFLSNWMNPKSSSEKSLTLIGKNDDFDDDDDDDDDDDEHDDIQGSSSIAGASLDDSLSDARNVRHGDTKSDTYLGDGPSSMLFRRRDANLVSLGATSIKRTAGMKKRCKKIDTHLDVLSKYQQKEIILARNNLVNSRRLLDGHPSVTIGLGQDDSVEQSDDTEEYCNSEDIRPITGASPLLWKLKHKNWSHSSSKFLRHTRREDSSYTYSTPALSTSSYNRYGNRNPSTVGSWDGTTTSMNDGDDEVDDHLDFPGRQGCGIPCYWSKRTPKHRGMCRSCYSPSLSDTLRRKGSSIFCGSHTMYTRRRRSSLSSSKRRMALRSAQGVLPLLTNSGDGGGGSSIGTGRSDDELSTNFGELDLEALSRLDGRRWSSSCRSQEGLEIVALKGEGEEEGTLENIRSFSQKYKPMFFGELIGQSIVVQSLINAISRYRIAPVYLFQGPRGTGKTSAARIFASALNCLAPNETTKPCGYCRECADFISGKSRDLLEVDGTNKKGIDRIRCLLKSLLAGPSLPSSRYKVFVIDECHLLPSKTWLAFLKFLEEPPQRVVFIFITTDLDNVPRTIQSRCQKYLFNKIKDSEIVARLRKISAQENLDAESDALDLIALNADGSLRDAETMLEQLSLLGERISTSLVNELVGVVSDEKLLELLELAMSSDTAETVKRARELMDSGVDPMVLMTQLASLIMDIIAGTDNIIDVKHNSLLGGRYLTEAEVERLKHALKLLSESEKQLRISSERSTWFTATLLQLGSLPSPDLTLSGSSRRQSSKTTDYDPSSASREATSYKHRLDAQYVAQTSPAVQKSINCNPNRQGELSRNDGFGFSSKLSHGQLMDDGVSVASHDDVVVGNMRCTNLEKLDNIWAQCIERCHSKTLRQLLDAHGKLVSIAQVEGILIAYVAFTDENIKSRAERFLSSITNSIEMVLRCNIEVRIIHLPGGEASLNAANLLELPEDLKQAETRLAIEKERKEASSNKMDGYSNSYPLLDGTYQSTSGSSELLAEGNARTNDKRERRQEIPMQRIESIIREQRLETAWLQAAEKGTPESLSRLRPDKNQVLPQEAIYCEDQMDSKDSTSLSPQQWEDELNHEHKVLKLNNGKVLQKDQIARRVDRYPMSPSLLHDTSFMGTSGKDNLGYESGSGAGGCSGFFCWNTAKTHRNAKVRGTPVRPQKVGRFSLFGECVKSKKVESRHRR from the exons atgtcGGAAATGCGAGTATCTCATCCAAGCAAGTTCCATTTGAAGAAGGAGCTCACTCAGATTCGGAAGGCTGCAAGGGTTCTTCGTGATCCAGGGACAACGTCGTCCTGGAGGTCTCCTCTTGCCTCATCTAGATCTGCAGTAGTAGCAttggcagcagcagcagcagcttcCACTCCTTGTAGTTggaagaacaacaacaacaacaactcgGAGAATGAAGGTCGCAAGGAGCTTCACGAGGGTTCCTTGGTTGATCCTGTAAATAAGATTAGCAGTGGGGATGTTAAGGATAAGAGGGTCTTCCTGTCTAATTGGATGAATCCCAAATCGTCGAGTGAGAAGAGTTTGACTTTGATAGGAAAAAATGATGactttgatgatgatgatgatgacgacgatgatgatgatgaacacGATGACATTCAAGGGTCTTCTTCTATTGCAGGGGCTAGTCTTGATGATAGCCTCAGCGATGCGCGAAATGTGAGGCATGGGGATACAAAGAGTGATACTTACTTGGGTGATGGTCCTTCCTCAATGCTGTTCAGACGCAGAGACGCAAATCTTGTCTCATTGGGGGCTACATCCATCAAGCGGACAGCCGGGATGAAGAAAAGATGCAAGAAAATCGATACCCATTTGGATGTTTTGTCAAAATACCAGCAGAAAGAAATCATTCTCGCTAGGAACAACTTAGTCAATTCGAGAAGATTGCTGGACGGTCATCCTTCAGTTACCATAGGATTAGGCCAGGATGACTCGGTTGAGCAATCCGATGACACTGAAGAGTACTGTAATTCAGAGGACATACGGCCAATTACAGGGGCTTCCCCTTTGCTTTGGAAACTTAAGCACAAGAATTGGTCTCACTCATCGTCCAAGTTTTTGAGACATACTCGAAGAGAGGACTCTTCTTATACCTATAGTACTCCGGCACTGTCAACGAGTTCTTATAATCGGTATGGCAACCGTAACCCAAGTACTGTTGGATCTTGGGATGGCACCACAACTTCCAtgaatgatggtgatgatgaggTGGACGACCATTTGGATTTTCCAGGCCGCCAAGGATGTGGCATTCCTTGTTATTGGTCAAAGAGAACACCCAAACATAGAGGCATGTGCCGGAGCTGTTATTCTCCTTCCCTCTCCGATACTTTAAGGAGGAAAGGAAGTAGCATATTCTGTGGAAGTCATACAATGTATACGAGACGTCGAAGGTCGTCATTGAGTTCCAGCAAGCGGAGAATGGCTTTGAGGAGTGCTCAGGGTGTCCTCCCATTGCTTACCAATAGTGGGGATGGTGGGGGAGGGTCATCTATAGGAACTGGAAGGAGTGATGATGAGCTCTCTACCAACTTTGGGGAGCTTGATTTGGAGGCTTTGAGTAGATTGGATGGACGGAGGTGGTCGTCAAGCTGTAGGAGTCAAGAAGGATTAGAGATTGTAGCTCTAAAAGGGGAAGGGGAAGAGGAAGGGACCCTGGAAAATATTAGAAGTTTTAGCCAGAAATATAAGCCAATGTTCTTTGGTGAATTGATTGGGCAGAGTATTGTGGTGCAGTCTCTTATTAATGCTATTTCAAGATATCGAATTGCCCCTGTTTATCTTTTCCAGGGCCCTCGTGGGACTGGAAAGACCTCGGCGGCCCGGATTTTTGCTTCTGCCCTAAATTGTTTGGCTCCTAATGAAACAACTAAGCCATGTGGCTACTGCAGAGAATGCGCTGATTTTATCTCTGGGAAGAGCAGGGACCTATTGGAAGTTGATGGCACTAATAAAAAAGGTATTGATAGAATTAGGTGCCTTTTGAAAAGTTTATTGGCAGGACCTTCATTACCTTCCTCACGGTATAAGGTTTTTGTGATTGATGAGTGTCACTTGCTACCCTCTAAAACATGGCTGGCATTTCTTAAATTTCTTGAAGAACCACCGCAAAGAGTTGTGTTCATATTCATAACAACTGATCTGGATAATGTGCCACGTACTATCCAGTCACGGTGTCAGAAGTATCTCttcaacaaaattaaagatagtgaAATTGTGGCGCGATTAAGGAAAATTTCTGCTCAAGAAAACCTGGATGCCGAATCAGATGCACTGGACTTGATTGCTTTGAATGCAGATGGTTCACTTCGAGATGCAGAAACCATGTTAGAGCAGTTGAGTTTGCTTGGGGAAAGAATTTCTACATCTCTTGTAAATGAACTT GTTGGGGTTGTTTCAGATGAGAAACTACTGGAACTTTTGGAGTTAGCAATGTCATCAGACACTGCAGAGACAGTGAAAAGAGCCAGAGAGCTGATGGACTCCGGGGTTGATCCAATGGTTTTGATGACTCAACTGGCCAGCCTTATTATGGATATTATTGCTGGAACTGACAACATCATTGATGTAAAACACAATTCATTGCTTGGTGGACGATATT TGACTGAAGCAGAAGTGGAGAGATTAAAGCATGCTTTGAAGCTTCTTTCAGAGTCTGAGAAACAGCTCAGAATTTCAAGTGAACGCTCAACTTGGTTCACAGCAACTCTATTACAACTTGGTTCTCTGCCTTCTCCAGACCTTACTCTTTCAGGTAGTAGTAGGAGACAGAGCTCTAAAACTACTGATTATGACCCATCAAGTGCTTCAAGAGAAGCTACTTCTTATAAACATAGATTGGATGCTCAATATGTGGCTCAAACTTCTCCTGCTGTGCAAAAATCCATTAATTGCAATCCCAACCGTCAAGGAGAGCTGTCACGAAATGATGGTTTTGGTTTCAGTTCCAAGCTCTCACATGGCCAGTTAATGGATGATGGTGTCTCAGTTGCCTCACATGACGATGTCGTGGTTGGGAATATGAGATGCACAAACTTGGAAAAGTTGGATAATATTTGGGCACAATGTATTGAAAGATGTCATTCGAAGACACTGAGGCAGCTGCTTGATGCTCATGGAAAGCTTGTTTCTATCGCTCAAGTTGAAG GTATTCTAATTGCTTATGTTGCATTTACTGATGAAAACATTAAATCCAGAGCTGAAAGGTTTTTGAGCAGTATAACAAATTCAATAGAAATGGTTCTTAGATGCAATATAGAGGTAAGAATTATCCACTTACCAGGTGGAGAGGCTTCTTTAAATGCTGCAAATCTTTTGGAGTTACCAGAAGATTTAAAGCAGGCAGAAACAAGACTGGCAATTGAAAAGGAGAGGAAAGAAGCTTCCTCTAATAAAATGGACGGCTATTCTAATTCTTACCCATTGCTGGATGGGACCTATCAGTCAACCTCTGGTTCTTCAGAGTTACTGGCTGAAGGCAATGCTCGGACAAATGATAAAAGAGAAAGGAGACAGGAGATTCCAATGCAGAGAATAGAATCTATCATTCGTGAGCAAAGGTTAGAAACTGCCTGGCTACAGGCTGCAGAGAAAGGCACCCCTGAATCATTGAGTCGTCTGAGACCCGACAAGAATCAGGTCCTGCCTCAAGAGGCTATCTATTGCGAAGATCAAATGGACTCAAAGGATTCAACATCATTGTCACCACAGCAATGGGAAGATGAATTAAACCATGAACACAAAGTATTAAAGCTAAACAATGGAAAAGTCCTTCAAAAGGACCAAATTGCTAGACGGGTAGATCGATATCCAATGTCCCCAAGTTTATTGCATGATACCAGCTTCATGGGCACTTCTGGAAAAGATAACCT GGGCTATGAATCAGGATCAGGTGCTGGAGGTTGTAGTGGGTTTTTCTGTTGGAATACCGCAAAAACCCATAGAAATGCAAAG GTCAGAGGGACTCCTGTTCGTCCACAAAAAGTTGGACGGTTTTCTTTGTTTGGTGAATGTGTGAAGTCGAAGAAAGTAGAAAGCAGGCATAGAAGATAA
- the LOC107426943 gene encoding 2-C-methyl-D-erythritol 4-phosphate cytidylyltransferase, chloroplastic, with protein MGLLGLDFTFAAFSCSRPSIPTSNRISFLSSFNLRFPVREVCFREKSGIVNSRISCFSATVGEKPKIVKEKTVSVILLAGGKGKRMGASMPKQYLPLLGQPIALYSFYTFSRMIEVKEIVIVCDPSYKDIFEDTKEKINVELKFALPGKERQDSVYSGLQAVDLASELVCIHDSARPLVSSEDVEKVLKDGWLNGAAVLGVPVKATIKEGNSESFVVKTLDRKTLWEMQTPQVIKPQLLRKGFELVNSEGLEVTDDVSIVEYLKHPVYITEGSYTNIKVTTPDDILLAERILSLNSVKSSA; from the exons ATGGGCCTTCTTGGGTTAGACTTCACTTTCGCTGCTTTTTCTTGTTCTCGTCCATCGATTCCAACTAGTAACCGAATCTCATTCCTATCAAGCTTCAACTTACGATTTCCAG ttcGTGAGGTCTGCTTTAGGGAGAAAAGTGGAATTGTAAATTCAAGGATTTCTTGTTTCTCTGCAACTGTTGGGGAA AAGCCGAAAATCGTGAAAGAAAAAACCGTTTCGGTTATTCTTCTGGCTGGAGGGAAGGGTAAGCGGATGGGT GCCAGCATGCCAAAGCAGTACCTTCCGCTCTTAGGCCAACCAATTGCATTGTATAG CTTTTACACTTTCTCCCGCATGATTGAAGTAAAGGAAATTGTTATAGTTTGCGATCCCTCCTATAAGGATATCTTTgaag ACACAAAAGAGAAAATCAATGTGGAACTTAAGTTTGCCCTACCTGGGAAGGAAAGACAAGATTCTGTTTACAGTGGACTCCAG GCTGTTGATTTGGCCTCCGAGCTTGTTTGCATCCATGATTCTGCAAGACCTCTGGTATCTTCAGAGGATGTAGAAAAG GTTCTTAAAGATGGTTGGCTGAATGGAGCGGCTGTACTTGGTGTTCCAGTTAAAGCTACTATAAAAGAG GGAAACAGTGAGTCTTTTGTTGTCAAAACCTTGGACAGGAAAACACTATGGGAAATGCAGACCCCCCAG GTTATCAAACCTCAGTTGCTCAGAAAAGGTTTTGAGTTGGTAAATAG TGAAGGTCTTGAAGTGACTGATGACGTGTCTATCGTGGAGTACCTTAAACATCCTGTGTATATAACTGAAGGATCTTACACCAACATCAAG GTCACAACCCCAGATGATATATTACTCGCAGAGAGAATATTGAGTCTGAACTCTGTGAAGTCTTCtgcataa